CGCCTCATGCAGCTCATCCGTGACAATCAGGCCGCCAAGAACTTCGTCGCCCAGGCGGTCATCGAGCGTCATTTCCCCGAGGAGCCCCCGACGATCGCAAGCCCCTACAGCGAGATCGCCATGCCCATCGCCAAGCCCCTGTGCATGATCGGCTTCAAGGAGCGCGAGCTGGGGCTGACGGGCCACGACCTGGTGCGTCGCGACCTCACGACCCGCATCCTGATGGACACGGTCTTCGGCAAGAGCTCGGACCTTTACCAGGAGCTGGACGACGCGGGCCTCATCGACCCGAGTTTCGGCTTCGACTACGAGTCCTCGCTGGGCTTCAGCTTCGCCTACGTGGGCGGCGAGACTGAAGCCCCCGAGCAGCTCATCGCGCGCCTCAAGGCGGGGATTGCGAAGGCCAAGCGCGAGGGGATCTCGGAGGCGGCCTTCAACCGGACGCGCAACCGCAAGATCGGCGAGTTCTTGAGGGTCTTCAACTCGCCCGAGCACCTCTCGTACGAGTTCACTTCGTACCTCTTCCAGGAGGCGGACTTGTTCCAGGTGCCGACCCTCATGGAAGGCATCTCGGTCGCGGACGGCATGCAGCGCCTCGAAGAGCTCTTCGACGAGTCGGTGATGACCGTATCGCTGGTGAAGCCGAGCGAGGTCAAGGAGGCGGTCGCCGCGTAAACCAGGTCGTGCGAGCGGGCGGTGTGATCGCGGGTGTGAGTCGCGCGTGTCAAGCTATTGCTTGAAGGAGACACGCCGATGAATCACCCGCTTTCTGCCGCCTTTGCTCGTACGATCCGCTCGTTGCCTTATGCCACGGGCGCTGCCGTCCTGCTGGTGGGCTGCTCAACCTTGTTGCCAGTGAGTTCGAGTCCCCCGGTGAATGGTTGCCTGTTCCAGGATGTCCAGGTGCCTGCCCGGATGTTCTACGTGGATGCGCCGGCCACCGCCTCTGCGGGGGCGACTTTTTCGCTCACGCCGTGGATCTGCCGTTACAGCGGAGATCGCCTGGCGACGCCTAGCATGAAGGCGATCGTCGATGACGCCGCCCGAACCATCACGGTGACGGGTCAGGTGGAGAGGAAGGAGATGGCTCCTGGCTCGACTTGCCTCATATCAGCTATATATGTGCCGCCCCGGATCGCTACGCTGAGTCTGGATCTCGCGCTTCCGGTAGGAACCTATTCGCTGCTGATTGCCACCGATTCGTTCTTACCTGAGCTGCCGAGCTTGGAGACCGGGCAAGAAAGCGGCCTGCCGTCACCTCAGGCGTCTCGAACGATCGAGATCCTTTAGGCGAGTTCACCCAATCCCTCTGCTAAGGGGTGACGACGCGGATGGCGTTGTTGGAGCGATCCGCGACGTAGATGTTGCCGTCATCGTCCACGCACACACCGGTCACGGCACCGAAAGTGGCCGCGCTCGTGGTGCCGTTGGCGAAGCCAGCGACGCCGCTGCCGGCCACGGTGGTCACGACGCCGGCCGGGGTGACCTTGCGGATGCGTCGGTTGTTGGTGTCGGCGACGTAGAGGTTGCCGACACCATCGATGGCGAGCCCATGCGGATTCTTGAACATGGCAGCCCCACCCGTGCCATCGGCGAAGTTCGCGGTGCCGTTCCCCGCCAGTGTCGTCACGACGCCGCTCGAGATGACGATCTTGCGGATCTTGCTGCCACCGTGCTCGCTCACGTAGAGGTTGCCACGCTTGTCGGCGACGATGCCGTAAGGGTCGGCGAACTGGGCGCCCGCGCCCGTGCCGTCCACGGATGCGAGGGTGCCGTTGCCCGCGAGCGTGGTGACGACCCCGCTCGAGATGACGACCTTGCGGATTCGCGCGCCGCCCGCGTCCGCCATGTAGAGATTGCCCTGGTCGTCGTTCGTGATGCCGACCGCCCCGATGAAACCCGCTCCGGTTCCCGTGCCGTCCGTGGCGCTCGGGCTGCCGTTGCCGGCAAGCGTCGAGACCGTGCCGTCCGGAGTGATCTTGCGGATGCGGTAGTTGGCGTTGTCGGCGATGTACAGGTTGTTGAGGCTATCGAAGACCAGGTGACACGGGGTGTTCAGCTTGGCGGCCAAGCCCTGGGCATCCGCGAAGCTCGCGGTGCCGTCACCCGCCAGGGTGCTGACGTTGCCGAGCGGGTTGAGCTTGCGGATGCGGTGGCCGAACTCGTCCGTCCAGAAGAGGTTCCCCGCCTTGTCCAGGACCACACCGAACGGTCCGTTCAAGGACGCATTCCCCCCGATGGTGTCCCACCAGCCGGCAGCGCCGTTGCCGGCGATCGTGCCGACCGTCCCCTTGAGCATCAGGAAGGGCGCGATCGTCTGCTTGAGGCCGTTCGGCTGCTCCAGGACGAAGGGGGCGGAAAAGGCGCCGCCCGGGACGGCGATGGTGGCCGTCTTGCGGTCGACCGAGACGCTCCAGGTAGCTGCGGGGACTCGGCCGAAGAAGAAGACGTTGCGGCCGGTGAGGCGATCGAGGTTGTTGCCCGAGACCGTGACGGTACCGCCTGGGGTCGGGATTTTCGGCGCGTAGGAGCTGACCCACGGCACGGTGGTCGCGAGCGAGTAGGTCGCCGTCGTTTTGTCGTAGGCGATCGCGCGCAGGGGGTCTTGGTCCAGCGTGATGGCGTTGCTCACCAGCGAAAGCACCGGGGTGAAGTCGCTTGCGTTGGTCAGGCCAGTGCCCGTCTCGTTGAACGTGCTGCCACTGACCTTGCCCACGAGGTTCGTCAGGGTCAGCGGGGTGCCCGCCTGTTTCTTGAGGCTCGCGATGCCGGCGACGGCGGTGGTGGCGGCGCTGAGGACGATGCCCGTGTTGACGGTCGTGTTGGTGAGGCTTTGCCAGCCGCTGTTCCAGAACAGCAGTGTCCTGAGGCGAACGGCCGGTGACCCAGCGCGGTTGGTGCTGCCGCCCACCGCGAGGCCCTTGACCGCTTCGAGCACGTAAGGCGTCCCCGCTTGGGGCGTGAAGGCCGGGAAGCTCAGCACGAAGTTGCCGCTCGCATCGGTGATGGTGGCAGCGAGCGTGTTGCCCGTGGCCGCATCCACCAGGGAAACGGTCGCACCGTTCGCGGCCTCGGTGAGGGTGGCCTGAGCCGCGCGCGTCTCGACGGCGAAGGTAACACGGCCCGAAACCTGCTGACTGGCGCTGGCGAGGCTCAGGGGCGCCTGCGCGGCGCAGCTGGCGACCGTAGCCGTAAGGCTGAGGGTGAGTGCGGCCAGCAGGGTGATGCGGCTTCGAGACACGGCCTCCCCCTTCCTAGAACGTGATGACCCGGATGCGGTTGTTGCCGCGGTCCGTGACGTAGAGGTTGCTGCCGATGAGCGCCACCGCGTGTGGCTGGCTGAAGCGTGCGCTCAGGAGGTCGCCGTCCATGTAGCCCAGCGTGCCTGAGCCTGCGATCGTGGAGACCGCGCCGTTGGTCGCCACCTTTTGAACGACGTTCCCCGAGCGACAGGCGACGTAGAGGTTGCCCGAACCGTCGATGGTCAGATCGAAGGGGCCTGAGGCCGTGTTGCCCAGGTTGTAGGTAGAGACCGTCGTGCCGGCCGCGTCGATCTTGCGGATGAGCAGGTTGGATTCGTCGGCGATGTAGAGGTTGTTGCCGCTATCCACGGCGATGCCGCCGGGATCCCAGAAGGTCGCGCTCGCAGGCGCGCCGTTGGTCGCCCCTGTCGTGCCGCTGATGCCCGCAAAGGTGCTCACCACGCCGGCGGGGGTGATCTTGCGGATCACGTGGGCGCCGCGATCGCTCACGAAGACGTTACCGGCCCCATCCACCGCGGTGCTGACCGGATAATTGAAGGTGGCGCTGCTGGTCGCACCGTTGGTGGTGCCAAACGCGCCGGTGCCCGCGTAGGTGGTACTCCAGCCGTTCGGCAGGATCTTCCGGATCCGGTTGGAGCCGTAGTCGGCGACGTAGAGGTTCCCGGCCGCATCGCGCGCGACGTCGTGCGGCGACGCGAAGGTGGCCGTCCCGAGCGGGCCGTCTGCCGTGCCGCCGGCCCCGGTCCCCGCGTAGGTCGAGGCGGCTCCGGCAGGGGTGAGGAGCCGGATGGCGTTGTTGCCCGCGTCGGTGAAGGCGAGTTGCCCCGTCGTCGTGATGGTGATCCCGATAGGCTGGCTGAACAGGCTGGAGGCGCCGCGTGCGTTGAAGAAACCGGGCTCCCCGCCCGCCAAGGTCCCAACCGTGCCGCTGACCGGTACGTAAGGGCCTGTCCAAACACTCGTGCCCTTGCTGATGGTGAGGATGCCGCCGTAGGCCGCCGCGCCGAGCGCGATGGTGAGCTGGGTGCGATCGGCGTTGACGCTCCAGCCCGCAACCCTCTGGTTGCCGATGCTCACGGTGACGTCGGGGGCGTAAACGGGGAAGTTCTGGCCGTTGAAGGTCACGTTTCCGCTTTTGGCGGCGGTGGCCGGCGTGAAGCCGTCGTAGATGACCAGAGGCCCGGCCGCCTTGCCGTAGCGGCTCGCCGCCGACACCGGGCTCGGATCGTAGCTGATGACCTCGAGGGGATCCTGGTCGCTTGCGAGGGCGTCCTGGACCAGGGCGTAGACGGCGCTGAACTCGCTGGGGTCCACGACGGTGCCCGAGGGGCTGAAGGTCGTGCCGCTCAGATGGCCGGTCAGCGCGCTCGTCTCGGAGACCGTAAGAGCGCGCAGGCTCGCGATGACCGAGAGGGCCGTGGTCGCGGGCCCGATGGCGATGCTCGCGCCGGGCACCGCGCTGCCTAGGCTCAGCCAGCTGCCGCCCTGCGAAAAGAGGAGGGTCCTGAGGCGCGCGACGGAGGCGCCGGCGCGGTTCGGCTCGCCGCCCATTGGCAGGCCCTTGGAGGCTTCAAGGTAGTAAGGGCGACCGTCCACCGGCACGAAGGGCGCGGTCGCATAGAGGCTGAAGCCGCCATCGGCGCCGCTCACGGTGGTGGCGACGGTGAGGCCCGTGGTGCCGTCGATGAGGGCGACCGTCGCGCCGTTCGCGATTTGCGCGATCGCTGCGAGCGTCGTGCGCTCGTTCGTGACGATGCGCCCGCTCAGCACGAGCGTGCTCGCCTGCGCCTGCTGCGAGGTCGGCGCTTCGGCGTGGCAGGCTGGAAGGACGCAGAGCCCGAAGGCCAAGAGGATAGGGGCAATCGGCTGCTTCATCTCAGCGCCCCCAGACGTGGTAGACGTTCTGGCTGCTCGGCGTCACGAGCCAGACCTTGCCGTAAGCATCGATCGCCATGGGCCCCGGGGCCGCAGGCAGCGGGATCGATCCTTGGAAGCTGCCGTCCAGGCCGTACCAGGCCAGGCGACTGGGGCTCGAGAGGCCCACCCAGACCCGGTCGGTGTCGATTGCAAGTGCCGTCGGGCTGCCGGCAAGCGCGATCGTCGTGGCGGCCCCCGAACCGCCTGCAAGGCGGCTCAGGCTATTGCTTGCGGCATTCGCCGTCCAGACGGTGCCCGTGCGATCCACCCCGACAGCAACGGGCTGATTGCCCACCGCAAACGAGGTCTTGGCGCCGTCAGCGCGCGAGACGCGGTAGAGCTGGTTGTTGCTCGCGCTCACGACCCAGACGGCGTTCGTCCCGAGCGCGATCGCCGTGGGGCTTGTGACGGCAAAGGAGGTGACCGTGCCGCTCGCGCGCGTCAGGCGATTGAGGGTACCGCCCGCGTGCGCGGTCCAGGCCTCGGTCTCATCCACCGCGAGGGCGACGGGTGCTGGATCGATTGCGTAGTGGCCCGTGCGCGTGAGCCCCTGAAGCCCTTGGGTAACGAGGTGCAAGGTGTTGTCGCCCGCATTGGCGATCCAGAGCTCACCGGCTTCTGCGGTCGCGATCAGCGCCGGCTGCGAGAGGCCCGTCGCGTAGCTCTCACCCGTGCTGCCCTGATCGTTCAGCACCAGGGCTTTGCTCTGATTGAGCACCCAGGGCGATGCGCTGTTCGGGGCCACCGCAAGGCCCTGGGCCCCGGCGATCGCGAAGGGATTGCTGAGGGTGCCGATCGGGGTGGCACCCGGGGTGGGCGTCTCGCCCGTGCCGATGGTGGGCAGGGGGGCCGGCGTGGTCTCGGTGTCGGTCCCGCCGGTGATGTCCGTTGGAGTGGGGGTCGGGATGGGCGTCGGGGTCGGGGTGGGCGCTGGCGTGGGGGTGCTGCCAGGGTTGCCGTTCGAGGGCGTCGGGGTCGCCTGCGGGATCTGCCCCTCGACGCCGCTGCCGCCCGTTTCACCGGTGTTCCCTGTGTTGCCCGGGCCGTTCACGAACAGCCCGTCGTCTTCGGACGCACAGCCGCCCACGGCTACGAGGCCCGTGAGGGCGAGGGGGAGAAGGCGTCTAATGAGCGTACGGCTGAGCATCTTGAAAGGTTCCTGTCGCGTCAAGGGGTGACGACCCGGATGGCGTGGGCGGAGCGATCGGCCACGTAGAGGTTGCCGTCGGCGTCCACCTTGAGGTCGGTGATGTCCTTGAAGGTCGCCGTGGCGATGGGGCCGTCCGCGTAGCCCGACACCCCCGTGCCAGCGACCGTCGAGACGGTGGTGCCCGTCGGATCGATCTTGCGGATCCGGTAGTTGCTGGTGTCGGCCACGTACAGATTGCCTGCCGCATCGAACGCGACCCCATGGGGGGCCTTGAGGATCGCCGTGGTGGTGGCCGCCCCGTCGGCGTAGCCCGCCGCGCCGGTGCCCGCGTAGGTCATCACTTGCCCGGTCGAAAGCACCACCTTGAGGATCTTGTTCGAGATGTTGTCGGCGATATAAAGGGTCGTGCCGCTGGCATCCAACGTCATGCCGTAGAGCGAGTTGAAGCGCGCCGCGCTGCCGACCCCATCTACCGAGCCGGAGGCGGCGTTGCCTGCGATGGTGCTGACCACGCCCGCCGCGGAGATCTTGCGAACGCGGTAGTTGCCGCTGTCGCCCACGTAGAGGTTGCCGGCGCCGTCGCGCACCATCCCGACGGGGCTCGAGAAGCGCGCCGCGCTGCCGACCCCATCGACATAGCCCGCGCTGCCGTTGCCCGCGAGGGTGGTGACGACCCCCGTCGGGGAGATTCGGCGAATCGAATGGTTGACGTAGGCTGCGAGCAACAGGTTGCCCTCGCCGTCCAGCGCGAGACCGCAGGGATAGTTGAACCGAGCGCCCAGGCCCGTGCCGTCCAGTAGGCCCATGGTCCCGTCGCCGGCGAGCGTGGTGACAAGGCCATCGGGGGAGACTTTGCGGATCCGGTGGCCGTACTCGTCGCTCCAGTACGTGTTGCCGCTCGCATCGCGGATCATGCTGAACGGACCGTTCAATTGAGCGTTGGTGCCGACCGCGTCCCACCAGCCGGCAACTCCGTTGCCGACGAGCGTTCCGACCGTGCCCTTGAGGGTCAGGAAGGGCGCGATGGTCTGGACCAGTCCATTGGGCTGCAGCAAGGTGAACGGCGCCGAGAAGGCATTGGCCGGCACCGTGACCGTTGCCGTGCTACGGTCGGCCGAGACGCTCCAGGTGCTCGCGGGGATGGCCCCGAAGTAGAAGAGGTTGCGGCCGGTGAGCCGCTCGAAGTTGCCACCCGTGACGGTGACGGTCCCGCCCGGAATGGGGGTCTTGGGCGCGTAGCCGCTGATCCACGGCACGGCGGTTGCCAGCGAGTAGGTGCCAGATGCCTTGTCGTAGGCGATCGCGCGCAGGGGGTCCTGGTCCAGCGCAACGGCGTTGCTCACGAAGCCGAAGACCGGCGTGAAGTCGCTCGCGTTGCTCAGGCCCGTGCCCGTCTCGCTGAACGTGCTGCCGCTGACCGTGCCGATGAGACTAGAGAGCGTCACCGGGACCCCCGCCTGTCGCTTGAGGCTCGCGACGGTCGCAACGGCCGTGGTCGCAGCACTGACCACGATCCCCGCGTTGAGGGTGGTGTTGGTGAGGCTCTGCCAGCCGTCGTTCCAGAACAGGAGGCTGCGCAGCCGAACGGCCGAGGTCCCGGCGCGGTTGCTCGTCCCGCTCACCGCAAGCCCCTTCACGGCCTCGAGGACGTAGGGCACGCCGCGCTGGGGGGTGAAGGTCGGGAAGGTCAGCACGAAGTTGCCGGACGCATCCGTGATGGACGCCGTGACGGTGTTGCCCGTGCTCTGATCGATCAAGGAGACGGTCGCGGCGTTTGCGACCTCGCCGAGCGTCGCCTGTGCCGCGCGCGTCGCGAACGACACCCGACCCGTCACCTGCTGGACCGCAGGTCCGTGTGCGGTGGGCCCCTCCATGCACCCGACGAGCGGCGGGCTCAGGGCGATCGCCGCGCAGAGGATCAGTGAATTCATACGCTTGCTCATTCCCGGCTCCTCCCTACGGCGTGATCACGCGGATCCGGTGGGTACGCCGGTCGGTGACGTAGAGGTTGTCGCCCACGAACACCAGGAAATGAGGCCAACTGAACTGGGCGGTTGAAAGCGCCCCGTCCTGGGTACCGGGGACCCCGGAGCCCGCGAGCGTGCTGACCGTGCCGCCCGGGGTCACCTTCTGGATCACGTTCACGTCCCGGCACGCCACGTACACGTTGCCGGCCGAATCGAGGGTCAGCCCGAAGGGGGTGCCCGCGAGCGGCGTCGCGTTGAGGGTCGTGACGGTGCTCCCGAGGGCATCGATCTTGCGGATGCGGTTGTTGCCTTCGTCCGCCACGTAGAGGTTGCCCGCCGTGTCGAGGGCGACGCTTGCGGGGTTGTTGAAGGTGGCCGAGGCGACAGGCCCGTCGGCGGATCCGAAAGTGAGCCCAACCCCCGCGTAGGTGAGGACCTGGCCGTTCGGCGTGATCTTGCGGATGACGTGGTTGCCCTGCTCGGCGACGTAGACGTTCCCGCTGGCATCGGCCGCGACGCCCGTTGGGCGAAAGAGCTGGGAAGTGGCGGCCGGACCATTAGCGTACCCGCTCGTCGTGCCCGCGATGGTGCTCGTCATGCCGCTCGGCGTGACGCGGCGCATGAGATCTTTCGCGTAGTCGCAGACGTACAGGTTGTTGGCGGCGTCGAAGGCGAGGCCGTGCGGCGCGTTGACGGTCGCGACCCCCGCCGGGCCATCCGTCGTCCCCGCCCCGCCGGTCCCGACGAAGCTCGTCATGAGGCCCGAAGTGGTGAGCTTGCGGATACGGTAGCCTTGACCGGAGGCGACGTACAGGGTGCCGAAGCTGTCCGCGGCAAGGCCGATGGGGTCGGGGATCCCCGCAAGCGTGCCGCGTCCGTCGAGGTAGACGGCATTGCCGTTGCCGGCCAGGGTGCCCACGGTACCCTTCACCGGTACGTACGGACCGTACCAGGTGCTGCTCCCCTGGGTGATCTTGAGGATGCCGCCGTAGGCGGACGAACCCAACGTGAGCCTCAACTCGGAGCGATTCGCGTTCACGCTCCAGCCCGCGACCGGCATGTCCCCGACCCAGACGCGGGTATCGGGGCGCGGTGCCGGCAAGTTCTGGCCCGTCACCGTGACGGTCCCACCGCGGGTTGCCGTCTGGGGCGACAGGGTGTCGTGGATGACGAGGGGGCCTGCGCCCTGGCCGTACCGGGCAGCGAGCGTGGCGGCCGTCGGATCGTAGAAGATGACCTCCAAGGGGTCCTGGTCGGCGCGCAGCGCAGCATCGACCAAGGCGTAGACCTTCTGGAACTCGACCGGATCGATGACGGTGCCCGTGGCGTTGAAGTTGCTGCCCGCGATCCGCCCAGCGAGCGCGAGCTGCGCGGCGGGTGAGAGGTTGCGCAGGCTCGAAATGACCGAGAGGGTCGTCGTGGCCCAGCCGATGGTGATGCTCGCGCCGGGGACGGGGCTTGCGAGGCTGAGCCAGTTGCCGCCCTGGTAGAAGAGCAGGGTTCGCATGCGGGCGACCGACGCTCCTGCCCGGTTCGGATCGCCGCCCATGGCGAGGCCTTTGCTCGCTTCGACGTAGTAAGGGCGGCCTTCGACGGGATTGAAGGCCACGGTGGTGTAGAGGCTGAAAGCACCCGAGGGGCTGCTCACCGTGGTGGCGACCGTCTGCCCCGTGACGGCGTCGATCAAGGCGACGGTCGCGCCGTTCGCGATGTCCGCGAGGGCCGCCGCGACGGCCCGGTCCTCGGGCAAGATACGCCCGGTCAGTAGCGGGACGCTCGCCTGCTGCTGCACCCCCGGCGGCTCCTGCTGGCATGCAGGAACGACGAGGGCCACGAGGGCCGCGAGCGCGTAGCGTGAGAAACGGCGCATCGGCATCCGGAGCCTCAATTCCCGTCCGAGATGCCGCCGGGCAGCACGCCCGAGCCGTCCGTCCCGATGGCACCCGGCAGCATACCCGTGAGGGTGAAGACGGGGCCCGTGGCCGAGCGATCGCCGTTTTGCACCGTCACCACCCCGGTGGTGGCACCGGCGGGCACCGTGGCGGTCAGGTTGGTCGGGGTGGCGGCGGTGACGACGGCGATGACCCCGTTGAAGGCGACGAGGTTCGCCCCGGGCAGGGTGTTGAAGCCGGAACCCGTGATCGAGACCGTGGCGCCGATGCTGCCGCTCGCCGGAACGAGGCCCGAGATGGTCAGGCCCCGCAGGACCTGAAGCCAGGTGTTCGGCAGCATGAGCCGGATGCCCCCCACGGGATCCAGGTTGTCCACGAGGCTCTGCTCGACCAGGTTCAAGAGGGAGGTGTAGTCCGAGGTCGGCAGGGCGGGCACCTCGACGTAGGTGCTGGGCGAGCCGACCGCGATCTTGCCGATGATCGACGAGAAGTCGAAGGGCGCGGGGTTGCCGTGGCGCAGCGCTGCCCCGATGGAGAGGGCCGTGGTCGAGGCGTCCAGCACGATCGCCTGGTTGGGGAGCGCGTTGGTGAGCGTGGTCCAGCCGCTCTGGTAGCGCGCGATGGTGCGGACGCGGGCCGCGTTGTTGCCGGGGGCGTTGTTGCCGAGACCCTTGACCGCCTCCAGGTAGTACAGGGTGCCGGTGACGGGGCGGAAGGTCCGGGTGAAGGTCAGCTTGAAGGCGCCGTGCTCGTCGGTGACGGTGGCGGCCTCGGTGCGGTTGTTGGCGGTGTCGATCAGCGAGACGGTCGCCTTGGTGCCGACTTCGGTCAGGTCCGCCTGGACCCGGCGCGTCGTGAAGGCGACCCGACCCGTGAGCGGGTCGGTTTCTGCCACCGGGAAAGAACCTTGGCCAGCCAGTTGGCATCCGGTCAAGGCGGCGAGCGGCAGCAGAAGGGCAGTCGATGGGCGCACCGGCCTCTTCCTTCGTCGAAGCGACAACGAGGGTATCTTACCCTCAGTTGGATGCTTCCAATAAGAACGAGAACGAATTACGGTGCGCCTCTACGGGTCAACTATGACCCGTAGAGGGCCTATTTATCCGAGATGCCGCCACTTTGCGCGGTCGCGACGCCGGGCTCGCGCCCGAAGAGCGGCGATACCACCTCGGCCTCGGAGAGATGAAGGCGATCGCACGCGCACCGCAGGTGCTTGGCACGGGAGCGCTTGCCGTGGGGCAGGTGCCGACCCAGCTCCAGGTGCGCGAGCCCCATCACGTAGGAGTTTTGCTCGCGCGTGGCCAGCTTGAGGGCCATGCGCCACAGCTTCTGCGCGTGCTTGCGTCGTCCTGTCTGCCACTCCGCGCGGCCGAGCAGGATAAAGGCGAAGGGGCGATTGGTCTTCTGCAAGGCGACGATGGGATGGAGCTGTCGGGCCATCTCGCGAACGCCCTGGACGAGCTCGGGATCAGGCGTCGGCGTTTGCTCGACGAGGGTGAGGAGCACCTCGGACAGGCTGCGGTACGTCTGGAGGAAGTTGTAGGTGCCGGGTGCCGCCTGCTTGACCTCTGCCAGCGCACGGAAGGCCTGGGCCTGGGCATCCTCGGGCCGGCCGCTACGGAGCAGCGTCAGGGCGAGCACGCTCAGGTAATCCACCTCGAGGGTCGGATCCTGGCAGCTTTCGAGCAAGGGCGGCACGGCTTGCAGGCTGTCGAGCGCCTCGGTGAGGCGACCGAGACGCATCAGGCACATGCTCAGCCCGATCAGGGCTTCGACCGGTTGCTGAACGTCTCCGAAGCGCTTCGCGTCGGCGAAGACGGTCCGGTAGAGCGCCAGCGCCTGCTCGTACTCGCCCAAGGTCGCGTGGATGTTGGCCATGATCATCAGGCACAGGCCCTGTTGCCTGCGATCCCCGACCGTTTCGCTGAGCTGGGCGGCTTCATGCAAGGAGGCGACCGCCTCCTTGAGGTGCCCTGCCATCCGCAAGGAAAGGCCTCCCAGGGCCATGACGCGGCTGCGGGTGGCCAACTCGCCACTGTCCTGGGCCCGTGCTTGCGCCAGTTGCAGATAGCGCTTGGCGGCGCCATGCAGCGAGAGGCTGCCCATCACGGTGCTCAGGCCCGCGTAGCCTCGCGCGAGCGCCGAGGCGGCACCGCTCTGCTCGGCGAGGTTGACGGCGGTCAAGGTGGCGTAGAGTTGCCGTAGCGGGTCGTTAGGGTAGAAGAGGGCCTCCGCCAGGGCCTCATAGGCAAGCCCCCAATCGCGCAGGCGCTGGATGGCCTCGAAGCTCAGGTTCCGGTTGGCTTTTGCGAGCCCCGTCCGGAAGAGCAGTTGTCGCCCTGTCGCGCGGATGACCCCGAGCCACAGGCCGGAGTCCGAGGCGGGGATGGGCCGGTTGGCCAATTGAAGGGCCCGCCCTGCGTGGGTCTGACAGTCCGCGAAGCGCCCGAGCGCGAGGTAGGATCGCGCAAGCAGCCCTTCGCACCGTGCGCGACGGGTGG
This genomic window from bacterium contains:
- a CDS encoding insulinase family protein; this encodes MLKTTYDTFKETTYFEVLPNGLTVYLVPKPGYAKTYGMFSTRYGSIDNHFNVEGHPEIKVVDGIAHFLEHKLFEEPEGDVFMKFAIQGASANAFTSHTRTSYLFSATGEVDANLNTLLDFVQRPYLTDENVAKEKGIIEQEIRMYDDQAYWRAYRALMENLFHVHPARIDIAGTIESIYKIDVESLMTCYKTFYHPTNMVLVVVGDFDPERLMQLIRDNQAAKNFVAQAVIERHFPEEPPTIASPYSEIAMPIAKPLCMIGFKERELGLTGHDLVRRDLTTRILMDTVFGKSSDLYQELDDAGLIDPSFGFDYESSLGFSFAYVGGETEAPEQLIARLKAGIAKAKREGISEAAFNRTRNRKIGEFLRVFNSPEHLSYEFTSYLFQEADLFQVPTLMEGISVADGMQRLEELFDESVMTVSLVKPSEVKEAVAA
- a CDS encoding SMP-30/gluconolactonase/LRE family protein, whose protein sequence is MNSLILCAAIALSPPLVGCMEGPTAHGPAVQQVTGRVSFATRAAQATLGEVANAATVSLIDQSTGNTVTASITDASGNFVLTFPTFTPQRGVPYVLEAVKGLAVSGTSNRAGTSAVRLRSLLFWNDGWQSLTNTTLNAGIVVSAATTAVATVASLKRQAGVPVTLSSLIGTVSGSTFSETGTGLSNASDFTPVFGFVSNAVALDQDPLRAIAYDKASGTYSLATAVPWISGYAPKTPIPGGTVTVTGGNFERLTGRNLFYFGAIPASTWSVSADRSTATVTVPANAFSAPFTLLQPNGLVQTIAPFLTLKGTVGTLVGNGVAGWWDAVGTNAQLNGPFSMIRDASGNTYWSDEYGHRIRKVSPDGLVTTLAGDGTMGLLDGTGLGARFNYPCGLALDGEGNLLLAAYVNHSIRRISPTGVVTTLAGNGSAGYVDGVGSAARFSSPVGMVRDGAGNLYVGDSGNYRVRKISAAGVVSTIAGNAASGSVDGVGSAARFNSLYGMTLDASGTTLYIADNISNKILKVVLSTGQVMTYAGTGAAGYADGAATTTAILKAPHGVAFDAAGNLYVADTSNYRIRKIDPTGTTVSTVAGTGVSGYADGPIATATFKDITDLKVDADGNLYVADRSAHAIRVVTP
- a CDS encoding IPT/TIG domain-containing protein, which encodes MPMRRFSRYALAALVALVVPACQQEPPGVQQQASVPLLTGRILPEDRAVAAALADIANGATVALIDAVTGQTVATTVSSPSGAFSLYTTVAFNPVEGRPYYVEASKGLAMGGDPNRAGASVARMRTLLFYQGGNWLSLASPVPGASITIGWATTTLSVISSLRNLSPAAQLALAGRIAGSNFNATGTVIDPVEFQKVYALVDAALRADQDPLEVIFYDPTAATLAARYGQGAGPLVIHDTLSPQTATRGGTVTVTGQNLPAPRPDTRVWVGDMPVAGWSVNANRSELRLTLGSSAYGGILKITQGSSTWYGPYVPVKGTVGTLAGNGNAVYLDGRGTLAGIPDPIGLAADSFGTLYVASGQGYRIRKLTTSGLMTSFVGTGGAGTTDGPAGVATVNAPHGLAFDAANNLYVCDYAKDLMRRVTPSGMTSTIAGTTSGYANGPAATSQLFRPTGVAADASGNVYVAEQGNHVIRKITPNGQVLTYAGVGLTFGSADGPVASATFNNPASVALDTAGNLYVADEGNNRIRKIDALGSTVTTLNATPLAGTPFGLTLDSAGNVYVACRDVNVIQKVTPGGTVSTLAGSGVPGTQDGALSTAQFSWPHFLVFVGDNLYVTDRRTHRIRVITP
- a CDS encoding IPT/TIG domain-containing protein; this translates as MRPSTALLLPLAALTGCQLAGQGSFPVAETDPLTGRVAFTTRRVQADLTEVGTKATVSLIDTANNRTEAATVTDEHGAFKLTFTRTFRPVTGTLYYLEAVKGLGNNAPGNNAARVRTIARYQSGWTTLTNALPNQAIVLDASTTALSIGAALRHGNPAPFDFSSIIGKIAVGSPSTYVEVPALPTSDYTSLLNLVEQSLVDNLDPVGGIRLMLPNTWLQVLRGLTISGLVPASGSIGATVSITGSGFNTLPGANLVAFNGVIAVVTAATPTNLTATVPAGATTGVVTVQNGDRSATGPVFTLTGMLPGAIGTDGSGVLPGGISDGN